ccaacagcatctcagtcttgtctggattgagcttcagtttgttaactctcatccagtccattgtcgcggccaggcaacggttcagcacatcgacagcctcacctgaagaagatgaaaaggagaagaagagctgcatgtcatcagcatactgatgacaacacactccaaaactcctgatgacctctcccaatggcttcatatagatattaaaaagcaggggggacaaaactggcccctgcgggaccccatattggagaacccgcggtgtcgagcaatgttccccaagcactaccttctggagacgacctgccaagtaggagcggaaccactgccaagcagtacctccaactcccaactctgcgagcctctccagaaggataccatggtcgatggtatcaaaagccgctgagagatcaaggagaatcaatagagttacactccctctgtctctctcccgacataggtcatcgaacagggcgaccaaggctgtctcggtgccaaaatggatctagataatcggtttcatccaatagcgtctggagctggccaggaaccactcgttccaagaccatgcccaggaatggaatattcgccactggcctgtagctgttaaaattgtctgggtccaaggaaggctttttcaggagtggtctcaccactgcctctttcagacagcccgggaccactccctctcgtaaagaggcatttatcacttccttggcccagctacctgttccattcctgctagtttttatcagccaggaggggcaaggatccagtaccgaagtggttgcacgtacctgtccaagcaccttgtccacgtcctcgagctgaaccaactggagctcatccaacaaaacatgacaagactgtgctccggacatctcactaggatcaactgctataacttgagagtctaggtcccggcggatacatgagatcttattctggaagtgatcggcgaactgattgcagcgggcctccaatgattccaccgtgtccggagggtttgaatgaagaagcccccggacaactcgaaagagctccgctgggcggcagagagatgatttaatagtggcagcaaaatgatgttttttagctgccttcaccgctcctacatagagcttagtcgaagcactaaccagcgcataattgtatccgtcgggagttcgcctccatttccgctcaagccgcctcctatcttgcttcatcgctctcagctccggagtataccatagagctgtatgagctctacataggagagggcgtgcaggagtgatcgtgtttacagccctggtcatctccatattccacagagcgaccagggcttcagcaggagcgccagtcctatcagccggaaaatcccccagagccctttgaaaaccttcaggatccattagtctccgggggcgaaccagtttaataggtcccccacccttgcagagggaagaggttactgaaagtctaaacttcagcaagcagtggtctgtccatgacaaagggagtgttgtaagactccccacatccagatcactatccccatgctcagtagcaaaaacaaggtctagagtgtgccccaatacatgcattggaccactaacatattgagacagccccatggctgtcatggaagccatgaagtcctgagctgcgccagacaaagtagtctcggcatgaatgttgaaatcccccagtactaatagtttgggggatttcaacaatatatccgagaccacttcctccaactcagttagggaagccgttgggcagcaaggtgggcggtacaccaaaaggattcccagcctgtccgtctggcccaacacaaggtgcaaacactccaggccagtaactgcatgaacatggtgcttggtgagtgagatggaactcttatagacgacagcaaccacacctccccgaccctcagatctgccatgatgctgaaccaagtaccccggtgggcagagctgagagagaccaactcctccctgctcacccacccaggtctcggttatacatgccagatcggctgcctcatccacaatcaaatcgtggacgagggaggttttattatataccgaatTGTAGTGCATTTTTCACCATCATTAtattatgctcacaacaaccctatggggTGGGCAGTGATGAGAGAGAAAGTGTGACTAGTCCAGTAAACTTCACGGTTAGGTAagcatttgaacctgggtctccctggtcTGACGTTCTAATCTCTTCCACCATTCAGGCCCTAAAGATGAGAAGGTTGTTCTGAAGGTTGGGGGATTAATTTCACAGTGGCTGATTTCTAAAATTACAAACCTTGAGGGCTCCACAGTGTCTGAAAGGCAGGTGTGTTGAAAGCATTCCCTGGCCTTCCATCCGTCCCCCACATCTATGATTCCTTATAATGGCAAGAAAACAACAGGGACAGTGTATGCCATGCATTGCATTTACATCACTGGATTACTCAACTTTTGATGACTTGCATCTGTGAACTGACACCTCCTCCCCCGTGTGCGAACACTCACTGGAAAAGGTTGTGCTTGATAAGGAAGTTCAGTCTGTGGTGTCGGGATCCGTggtggctcattcacacaggcaAAATGTCAACGTGCCATAATCAAATTAATGGGCATGGATGAACCGTTCCCTCAAGTCTGTGCTATGCTGGGATGCATTCTCTTCTTTATGCCTACATCACTTGTTCCGCTGCGCAAAGGCCTCCTTCCCATCACAaacaaaggagagggggaaatgcaTTGGTGGAAAAGGCAGAGATGGACAGGAGCAAGATTTCAGCACATTCTGATTGTTGCATCCCAGCCCAGAAGCTGTACTTGACCCTGGTGCTGCTGTCGTGCATCCTGCTCTTGGGTTCTCTGTGGGATTGCACAAAGGACTGTCTGTACGGTGGGGTTTTGAAACTGGAATTGACCCTGGAAGCCttatttttttattgcttttgcatATCGGGGAGGGCTCGATGTAGAAGTGTAATGCTTCAATCCTCTCTGCTACATCCTTGCAATGTTAGGCCAGTCAAGAGCTCTCATATTGCCAGTGAGGGTGGGAGAAGAGATAAAACCCAGAATATTTCGATACCATCAAATCAACTTCTGCAGAAGTGTTCAGGTTCTTTGGTTACACTCAGTTCTGGGGTAAACGGCACTAACCAGTGCTTGTCAACCTTTTCAGACCCATTTTTAATCGGACTTTGCCTtttaccaagccagaccattggtccaggtagctcactgttgtctacacCAGCCTCTCCCAATTTGATACCCTCTAGATATGTTGGATTgcatctcccataatccctgaccattggccattcttgctggggctgatgagagttgtaggccaaaaaatctggagggcaccaggttggggaagtttctttcccagcccaacctggagatgttaGGGCTTGAACTGGGGACACTTCATGCACTCCATCACTGAGCGAAGGCCCTTTCCTAAAGAGGGAGCTCTTGAGACTCAACCCCACACTGTGGACTTGATACAGCAATGAGCAATTCTCTAATGGCTCAGCTGCAGCGGCTGACCTGTACCGATGGGGCCCACTTGTAATGTCTGGACACTCTATATccatctttctcctttttctctccaagaTATCCAGATGCAAATGATGGCAGCAGGGCTTCTGAAGCTTTAATAATAGAGGGAAATAATATAAAatttcctaataataataataggagagGGAATTTAGTGTAGTTGCAGCTGTTTTGATCTATGAGTAACAAGCTGCTTCAGTCAACATTATTCCATCCCCTGCTCAACTCTGAAAGGTAGAAGGgctctgtcctcttttgcatcggATAGCTCCTTCtctttctgtttctccttttttagAGAAAATGGCAGAGATACCATTGGTCAGGGTGCCCCGAAGTTGTTGGTTCTGACCCACACTGCGCTAATAGATGTAATATTTAAGCAtgtcttaaaataaaataaaaagatgctTTGGAAACGGGAATTTACATTGGAGAGGTGGCAGGAAAGGTTGTGCTTCACCCTTTCCCAACTGCCATTTCTTCACTCCAAACCACACCGCCCCCAGCAGCTTTCCCCCACCACCCAGAGTTGTAAATGCACCTTCCCCTCTGTGTAATGCCAGTTTGCATCCTCTCCCAACACCATGAGTACATCctgtggatccatctttgttgctagaggcccaggtgacctcagtgactaggagtgccttttaccacctttggctggcaagacagctgcggccatttttggaccaagatagcctgaccactgttgtccaagcactgaaaactttcaggctggattactgtaatgcgctctatgcggggctgcccctgaggttggtccggaagctgcagctggtgcaaaatgcggcagcacaaGTGATCACTGGGGCactccaacatgttaccccactgctgaaagaattgcactggctgcccattagttaccaggccaagttcaaggttctagtttacaaagctctatgcagcttgggaccaggatacctgaaagattatcttatcccttatatacccagtcaatcactgcgctctgcaggtgagggcctcctgcagataccatcttatcaggagatccattcttcacaatataggaaatggacctttagtgttgtggcaccaaccctttggaattccctccccttaaacattagacaagtgtcatctctgttatttttttggtgcctacagaagatcttcctctttcaacaagccttttacgtagagaccttatcccagtctggatctgtgttggaattgctttttaagatggttttaaagcttttttaaaaaaggggttctaacatgtttaatatgttttaaagtcttttgttttaagatgttttagagtgcttttaatgtttttgtttgctgcctggggctccttctgggaggaagggcaggatataaatttaataataaataaataaaaataaatttcaaataACCCCATACAGGTTAAAACAGgcatgtggtcttccagatgctgttggactccaactatcGTTGGTCCCAagaagcatagccagtggtcaggattatgggagttgagtCCAGTAACAACTGGAGTTCTGCAGGTCCCCAGTTCCTGAATTAGAACAATAAAGTTttggctttgacctttaaaacccaaaACAACTTGGTTCCAGGACACCTGATGAAGTGCCTTCTCCTTCATTGCCCCAGACAATCATTAGCTTGGCTGGTGGCAAGCAAGGGGAAGGTCTTTTCTGCAGTGGTGCCCTCCCCTCGTGAGTTTAGGTGTGCACCAAAAACTCATGATGTTCCAACACCTTCTAAAAATACATTTGTGCTATCAGGTTTTTGTGGGTGCTTCATTCCAACAGGGTTTTTTTAACCATTGTTAACTCTGCCCTGGTTTATcagctgcattttattttattttattttgcatcatACGCTGCCTCAGGACATTCAGTggaaggtggtatagaaatattttcacaaacaaaacaaataaaaagtccCACAGGGTTCCCATACTGGCTTTTTGGGGCCGGTGCAGTGATAATGTTCAGTttttctctccagctgcaaaatctGAGATGATTTAGTGTTGCCAAAGGTCTTAAGATGattcttgctggatcagaccaaagggctaTTGAGCTCAGCGTCctctgaatcctgggaactgtggttttttaagggtgctgagagttgttaggagacccctcttctcctcacagagctacaattctgagttGTTTCacaatcagttcctcttcccagggaattctgggaattgtagctctcagtacccttaacaaactagagttcccaggattccttggtgggggggagccatgactgtttaaagtggtatgatacatttaaagtagcATAATGCAGCTGGGCCTGATATGAAGACACCTAGAGGCGGGGCCATATTCAACACTGGGGGCAGGGGCAGACACCCGCTCCACATCTGATCGAATAGCCCCTTCACACTAAATGACATATGGGCTTATGTAGGTTCATGCGTGTCAGTGTGAGTTGTTTTTTGTAGATAAGAAATGAAGTTGCCATAATAAGCAAGAAGAATGTGGTCAGTCAGGCCAGGGTTTCCCAAAGTGGTCGATATTTATCCCCTGGGGTCAATGAGACTGTGCAGGGGGTGCATAAAGATCTGAACGTCAAAAAGGGTTTAGGGATGAGAAAGAAGTTTACAAGGTATGTGCAAAGagttttaattaggaactatgatccTCAGAAATAAAaggcatgtacagagtgcaccTGCCTTTCCAATGAGGAACCTCTGCAATAAGATGATTCCATGCTTCAACAGTATttcttattttttacattttatgatcCTAGTAATGTTATTGATGATTAATAAATGTTGATTatatattgataattcttgacttTGTTTCATTTACATTCCTAAGAATTTGGGTTGGAGTCCATGACACCTTTACAAACTCATCAAGGGGTCAGTGAACTCagaagtttgggaaaccctgTGCCAGGCAGAATCTCTGACTAACAGATAACTGGCACTGTGCTAGGTGTTAAGTTGAACATTTGGGCGGGTGCTGTCTTTCTGATGTAAAGCATGGCCTGATGGATATGGGCAGCAAAATAAGGTGGTAAAATAGACTGTGCTACTTTGGGCAGTGGATGGAAGAATCATATTTTAGAATGTAACAGTGTCCTGGTTTGCGCATTTTGCTAAGCTAAACTGTGGCTAAACGTGACCACACAAGTGTGCAGTAGTTGCAGTAAAAATTACAGTTACTTTGCTTCTGTCCTGGTCGTCCTGCTGCCACACTACTtggcactaagccatggtttggtgtaGCATTAAGGCCAAGGTTTGTTTTTCGGATTACTACTCATGCTTTATCTGGGGGAGGCAAACCATGAGCCCATGTTCAGATGCAACACTAAgctaaaccatagcttagctcCAGATAGCCAGGCAGCAGGACAACCCAGGGAGGAGCGAAGCGGCCACAATTTTTTTCACTGTGAGTAGCTGCATACTTGCATGTTCATGCTTAGCCGTGGTTTGGGCTTAGTGGTTGTGTGCGGAATGGGTCAATGTGTTGGAAAAACTCCCTTCAAATAGAAAGCCAGCATAGCAAGCAAAGGTCTGCACTAGGACTTTTCTCCCAGATGAGCTCCTACCCCCCCACACCTATTTGCGCAGTGTGTGTGATGTTATCTTTTTAAATATGAGGAAGCATTCAACAGTGATGCTTTCCCCCTGTTTGAAGTAGAACAGTGCATTCCTATCACCTCATTTTGTTATATGTGTAGGTCCAGTCACCCCCAAGACAAGGACAAAGGCTGGACCTTTTAGCCTTGGCAGATTTCAAGACCAGAGTACAAAGGTCAACATGTGCAAAAAATTGTTGCTTTCAGAGGGAGATTAGGTGCAGGGAGTGCCTGTCCATGTTTACTTAACCAAGAGTGTGGGCTAGAAGGTAGGCCCTTGTTTTCTTGTTAATCTCTTCTTGCCTGGGTTGGGGAGAAGAGTGATCCTACAGATGAAGTGGGATCATTTCATTGAATCTGTATAATGTAGAAATGGTGTTTATTTAGTTTTCTTGAGTTTGcaatcttttgtattttatcgTTTATTTTATTGAATATACCGCTTCAgtgactttttgttgttgttatgaagcAGTTTATAGCTCttcaaataaattaattaaattaggtcacatccacaccatacatttaaagcacattcaacagtcgtggcttcccccagagaatcctggggactgcagtttacagagcaacagttcccagtaccgtaaacaaactgcagttcccaggattctttgggggaagccatgctctttaaatgtgctttatgtggtgtGGACATGCCCTTACATCATGTAGTGGCCAAGGGTGTTAGAGTAGGACCTGACTTCAAATCATTAGCCAGCCGTGAAGCTCAGTGGTTAAATTTGGGaaaatctctttctctccctctctttctgccacACCAGGgtggttgtgaaaataaaatgaaggGGGAAGAAAACCATGTTGGATGCCTTGcgctacttggaggaaaggcgggttaTACATGCAGGCTGAAATCCTTTGGCAGCTGTCAGAAGACTCCTGCACTCCCTCAGAGCCCAATAACACCTGTGCCTGCCCTGGATGCATGCGCGTGTgtgtggatacacacacacacacacacaaaatgggtgTCTGGATCTGTGAGCTGCCATTTTAAGTTTCCCACAATCCCTCTGGTATTGTTTTGCTCCAGGcattatacaaaacaaaaatgcaacagTATAGCAGGGGggctgtgtgattttttttttttaatggtgtctTGTAGCTGTCTTCTGTCTCTGAAAGGTCCCATAGCCAGGAGCCTTCCAAAAGCGCTTTACTGAGGGTCCCCTTAGgaacataggtagctgccttataccaagttgatCCGTCTACCTGAGTCTGgtccactctgactggctgtAGTTCTGCAGGGATTGAGACAggcgacattcccagccctacctgatgaTTCCGTGGATTGAACCTCGGATCCTTCTGcagacaaagcagatgctctgccattgctCTATGGGTCTTCCTCCACTTCCCCCTTAATGCTGAAGCTGGTCCTGTATAAATATTAGctgccgggctaagttcaaggttctagttttggtgtacaaagccctatacagcttgggaccaggatacctgaaagaccatcttatcccttatatacccagttgatcactgcgctgtgcaggtgagggcctcctgcagataccaccttatcaggaggtctgttctgcacaacataggaaatggacctttagtgtggcagcacctaccctgtggaattccctccctttcagtattagacaggtgccatctctgtcttcagcgcctactgaagaccttcctctttcaacaagcctctaagttgagacctcatcccagtctgcttctgtgttggaattgctttttaatttttttgaagtgtttttaaagcatttttaaagaggttttgtttcactatattttaaagtctgtttttatggtgttttaaagtgtgttcagtgcttttgtttgccgccctgggctcctactgggaggaagggcgggatgtaaataacatataaaataaaataaatattgtaaatatcgCTTTCTGCCTGACTTATAGTTTCATCAGGAATTCTGCTCTGTTCCACAGGTGCAGGTCTGGGACACAGCAGGCCAGGAGAGGTTCCGGAAGAGCATGGTGGAGCACTACTACCGCAATGTGCATGCTGTCGTCTTTGTCTATGATGTCACCAAGATGGCTTCCTTCCTCAACCTCAAGACCTGGATTGAGGAGTGCAATGGCCACGCAGTCCCTGCCCTTGTCCCAAAGGTGCTTGTGGGGAACAAGTGTGACTTGCGGGACCAGATCCAGGTGCCATCCAGTGTGGCCCTGAAGTTTGCCGATGCACACAACATGCTTTTATTTGAAACCTCAGCCAAGGACCCCAAAGAGAGTCAGAATGTGGAGTCTATTTTCATGTGTCTGGCTTGCCGGCTGAAGGCCCAGAAGTCTCTGCTTTATCGGGACATGGAGAGGCAACAGGGGAAGGTGCCGAAGATGGCGCTCATGCCTGAGGGAAGCAGCAAAAATGCCTGTCCCTGCTGAACTGTTGAGGTGGCAATTCCAAccatttagtgtgtgtgtgtatgtgtgtgtgtgtgagtgagaaggGCAAATAGTTTTGTGCCTCCATAAACTGAACCGAGACCTGCTTGTCTCAAATGAAGTTAAATGTTAAATTGATAATAAAATTTGTATGGCTCACAACTGGTTTGGTTGTAGCTTTATCTCTGCTGGTTTGTGATCTGAACAAGCATTTCCCCTAAGGTGGAGCTGAAGTTCAATTATCTCTGAGCTGATCCATGTGAAACATATACCTAAGGTtagcaaaaatacaaaataccacCCAGGTGTTATCAGAGATAAAGGACATATTCTAGCCACgtgaaaacactcaaggagggtgtgaaggagGGACAGTGAggatggcctgaggagagtcacAAAGGCcccacagagaggcctggaggaccacactgggtttgccacccctggtgtagacaatgctgatcaagttggaccagtggcctgactcagtataaggtatccTCTTGCATTGCTGGCTTGAACTGAAGTCAAGTGATGTAAAGGATCTTTCTCTGTAGGTGTGCCTGCaaaagatttgggggggggaggttagggtcacctgacatcattgtcaGGTGTCAAAGTGGCCTGTGAGGGTGGGAGGAGATCAGGAGTCTGACCCACTGGCCAGATcctgttccccacctctgctttatggGGAGTGCAATTGCGTCTAGAATAAGCTGAACACCACTCACCTGGGTGGATGAACCACCAAGTGACattcctctgtcttgtctggattgaatctCAGTTTGCTTaccttcatccagcccattaccagGCGCAGGCACTAGTTCAGGACAGCCGTACCCTCACTGGTGTCTGatgaaaatgagaaataaagcTCAGTGTTACACTGAGTATATTGGTGGAGACACCTCAGACCAAATCTCTAGaagacctctcccagtggtttcaagCAGATGTTATGAGCTGGGGAACATTTTCAGCTTGAGGactgcattccctcctgggcaaccttcgaGGGACGACATGCCAGTGGTGTGCAgagacagaggcaaaagtggacagagcaaagCAAATGATTtttacctttgttcagtaggctagtttctatacacacttctgtctatcctccatccaggcaagcaagaagcattatcagagttgaaggacattgagcagggggttggacttgatggccttataggcccctttcaactctactattctatgattctatgacacattgcagccaggcagaaacacacaAGGAGGGTGAGAAGTTGCGCCAGTTGGGGCTTTGGCTTAGGGAAAGGTGGGTAACTAGGGGCTGTAGTTTGCAGGAGcttagtcatccagggtcttagacccccttacttttttgggatcagggtccctatgtctccagcatccaatgggccaatcagcaagaaagggggatgttttagccactgagaagaatcttccaacattattttttgtcctttcctgctgattttagccaagagtgaaaggagatgagtca
The DNA window shown above is from Rhineura floridana isolate rRhiFlo1 chromosome 16, rRhiFlo1.hap2, whole genome shotgun sequence and carries:
- the RAB33A gene encoding ras-related protein Rab-33A translates to MELEASLEQSVQTRIFKIIVIGDSNVGKTCLTVRFCGGAFPASTEATIGVDFREKAVEIEGEHIKVQVWDTAGQERFRKSMVEHYYRNVHAVVFVYDVTKMASFLNLKTWIEECNGHAVPALVPKVLVGNKCDLRDQIQVPSSVALKFADAHNMLLFETSAKDPKESQNVESIFMCLACRLKAQKSLLYRDMERQQGKVPKMALMPEGSSKNACPC